The genome window GTGCAGGAAATATTCTACCTGGCTGAACTTAACTGTGCTGCTGACAGGAAGAGGTGTTTCTCTGATCCCCTTCCTTCTGTAGCGGGGCAGATGCACAGGGACCAGTGCAGATTGTGTTTTACCCCTGCAGGCACCCTGCAGCTGTCCTGGTTTGATCCCGCAGCGCTGCAGGGGCAAGGCAGTATTAAGAGGACTAAGGAGGGTGTGGCCTGTGACACCAAGAGCAGATTTGGAGAGCTGGACACCAGCTACAGAGTTGtatcagtgtgtgtgtgtgctgatTCTGGGTAGGGAGCAGGATAAAGAGGCAGAACGCTCATCAAAGCTCCAGGCCTCTCCCTCCTGACTTATTTCTGGATGTTGTATTTTCCACCCTGAGCTGGTTACCATGCTGGTAGGAGCCAGAGTCCAGCCAGAGCAGTTTCAGATGCTCTGACCTGCAGCAAAGCCAAAGCTGGGGCCTTGATGGACCTGCTGAGGCTCCCCAAAGGTGGCTCAGCCCTCGGCTCTGCCACACTCCTGTGCACTCTGGGATTTTTCCAAGGGCAAAAGGAGGCAGAGGTAGAGCCTGCTGGCCATGGATCTCTCCATGCCACTGAGTGGTGTCTCCCCTTTCCATGCTTGCTCattctgcccctgcagcctgggcaagGACAGTGGTTAATCTGagctcccagggaatggctcaGCCAGGGTCACAGCAAGGCAGAGGTGCAGAGATTCACCCGCTCCTGAGGGATGCTGCTAGAGCAAGTCTCTGGAGCTGGAGTTAAAAGTGGGATAAGTGCTGGGATAAGGAAGCAAAACCTAATACAGCAATGTTTAGGGACAGGAacttaaagaaaataagttGCTTCCACCCTACAGACCTCTACAAGGCCAATGGCTTTCAGATTTTCCTGCTTGATGCCCAACATCACTTTTCTAATCCAACTTACCTTTTGTCCTGTGCTTTccttctggcagcagctgaagacaTCTCCAATGTCTCAACAACTGAGTATGAACCATCGTGTCTTAGTAAGTCTTCATAAATAATTACTACCTGTTAAAGTTAGGTGATGAGTCTGCACAGTGACTGAGAAGCTGTCCTGGAAAGGGATTTATCTCTTCTCAAGTCTTCCATTGTGGGTCAACCTCTAGGATGCATTTCTAAGACTCCTCCACTGTCATGGTGTGATATCTTAGGTACATTGAGACAGACTGATAGCTTTGAACAGAATAATTGATAGCCAGTCTGTGTCCTAAAGCTCCCTGCCAGACTGCCTGCAGGCATTATAGGGGTTCCCAAGAAGGCCCCTTTCCCCCCAAACagccagctggggcagcagctctctggccgCAGAGAGCAGGGACATGCCTTCCCAGGCATTTCCTCTGGGGAAGGCTGtaagaaagctcagagaaagaattaaaacaattcttatctccacttgctgcacctgttgccAGGCaaatgtggaatgtgttatggagatttgtttaccaaaggaCGGTGGTGTTTTAGTTGGTAGTCCAATGAGGTCAAAGCTGTATCAGACTGGCTAGAAGGGGTTATGGGTTTCTTAAGAATATAGTATTAATAGAGTATAGAGGAATAAAGCAATGGTTCAGCCTTCTGCATCATGGAGTCAGTGCTAATTACACCAAGTCAGGGGGACCCTGCGTTGACAGCCAGCCTCAAACAACCCGAGGTCCCACCACTCCTCCAGAGTCATCCACACGCTTAAGAGCCAGGCTTAGAGGAAAGCTGCCAAGGCAGAGTGATAGGGCAGAAGCCATCTGCCCTCTCTAGTGAAGGAAACCTGTCATGTACTCAGCCTCCTGTGGGCTCACTTCACTTCTCCTCCCCCAGATGTGAACTtctgcaggcaggcagccacGTGCTGCCCCTCGGGCATGGATGACTACGGGTGGATCGCAGCGGCCGTCGGCTGGAGCCTCTGGTTCCTCACCCTCATCCTGCTCTGCATGGACAAGATCATGAAGCTCAGGCCTGATGAACCCAAATACTTGGTGGCCTGAAGCAGAGCGAgccagaaaacagcagcactgggcagacTGACAGAGCATTTCAAACATTTGCTGagaaacaaaagggaaagggaaaacaccTCCAGCCCAAAAAGGCCAGatccaggcagggcagctgctgaggcttCACCCTCTctggcaggctggagctgccagccaagGTGTGGAGCAGGCAAGTCCCTGAAAGCCACCACGTACCTGCCACAGTACAAAACCCCCACTTGTCCCTGAGCCCTCTCGTGCttgctgtgagcacagcagcGAGAGGCTGAGGGACCAGTGACCAGCCTATAGCACATGGCCTTTGGGTTTGACACAGAAACTTGGCAAATAAAGCTATTTTCTGGAGCAGCAACATTACCAGAGCCATTACTAAGCTATAGGCCAGGTCACATCAATAAGTGGAAGCAATTAATTGACTTTACTGAAGCCTTTTCACTCACTAACCGGTGATATTTAAAAGTGATACATGGGAAGACTTAGGGAAACTTAGGGATAGTTTGGGCtggtttgaaaataaaactaatttttccaGAGCTATTTAGATGTGAACTGTGTTGCAGGAATTGAATGTTGGTTGTATTTATTCAGCTTTCACCTGCCTGAAACTAAGCCAAGCTGAACTGTGGCAAGCAGGTTTAAACCAGCATATCCAATTCATGCACAAAACTGTTCCTATTTATCCAAGATGATAATAAACACTTTTATTGATTGAAAAGACTCTCACTGAATGGTTTATATGGATAAGGCTTAGAAACAGGAATCTCAGAAGATGTATTCATGCAGGAGGGTTTGCCTCACTGCAGTCAAACTCTGATTTGGTGTAGTTGCACCAGTTTTATTTCTATCTCAATAAATCAGCATTAAACCTACCTATATCTACACAAGGTTAGCAAACCTGCTAGAAATCAACTGAAATTAAACATAAAACGTTACTTTTAAATCTAAAAAACACCATTGGAGATCTTTAACTGCTAGAAATAATTATACTCTCCCATCAGCTCATCAGTATGTAACTTCATGAGTGAGAAATGACAGAAATCAGTTTAAGACTCTTCCTACTAATTCTGGCACAATTAACACTTCAATCAGGACAATTTGGTCACTTCAAAGTGATGGGCAGCTGTCCCTTATCAACTAGCCCCCATCAAGAGGAACAGGGGCAAATTAGacactgaggaaaagaaaatacatcctTCCCTATCACTGTTAtcattaaagacaaaaattctttcagggTGAAACGCTGAACAGAGATGCTCATGtcagaaaagtaaattttgaaAGGGAAGGGCTCAATTCTCAACATTTCAATATACAGCAATtaaaacagaagtaattttcaCACAACAAATCTCAGTGTTGGAGACACTCAACTTCTTGCCACACAAACTTACAGAAACAAAGGGCTCTCAGCCAACACCAAAATGTAAAGAGAGTGAGCTGACAGTTTAACCACTGCAATCACCCATGTACTACAAGTCTTCTACCTACatacataattttttcctgttatatTAGTTTTAATAAGGGAAATCAATGTGAAAGATACTATGAAAAAATCTCCATTTACTGCCTTCATGTCTACCTTCTGCAAATCTCCTCTTACAGGCATTTTTCTCTGGGTTGGGAACACAGAAGTGCCTGCTGGATATGGCACTGCTCTTCATCTTTGAGGGGATATATTTCATAACAAACATGTTTCATGTTTCAAAGACATGTTTTGCATATCTCTGAGTTTTTAGCACGTGATGCAAGCTCTAGATGTCCTATGAGAACAACAGCCACAAAGAGCTGCACAACTGGGCAACTGTGGGGCTTCCTAAAGCCTGCCTGTAGAAGCACAGCTTGTTCATTCTTCACACTCTCCAAAACAGTGCAGACACCTTCAAGGGTTGTAGTGGACTTAAACCTCAGGTTTTGCTTCTTGCAACTTCCTTTGAGGATTCCCAGCTCAACCAAATGGggggggagaaaaggaaaaaaaaactccatATTTTGTCATAATGTAGTGCCCTCAAGGATTTTGTGTGCCTGTGTTCAGAGGTGATACCCAAGCCTCCACAAAAATCAGGTATAAAAATGGAGTACGCCTCACAGACAATTTCTGCCgtgaaatgtacattttttcTAGATCATTGACCTGTAAACCTCTGATCTGATGTGACAGGGTTGCTTCTTCCTGCATCACCTACTCTGACATCTGACATTGTCAGGTTTgatctgcagctgcttctcttcaAGTCATTTGATGGAGCCACTTAGAAAGACTCAGTGCTGTAATGAATCTCATGAAGGCACTGTCTGGGATCCCTAAACAAGGTGGCAGTGTTCCACAGGCTCCAAGGCTATCAATGGAAACATCTTATCTGTTTCTACATATTACAGggcaaaatattattttaaagggaCTCTCTGAGGTACACACTCAGTGCTGTACTGATCCTAAGGGCAATCACAAGTACAGTGCAAAACAACTCAATTTgcaaaaggaggagaaaagccCTAATGGTGGTGTCAGTGCTTGTCCAGTTACAGAAAGCACTGAACTAAAAATTTGCATCCGACAGACTTGAGAAATTGATATAAAGACAGAAATTAGTAGGCAAAAATGGATTATACATACCTGATTTCTAAAATGTAAAGATGATCTGTAGTCTGCTGTAACACTTCCTGGAATAATTTTATCCAGGGAACACACAGGAGCACTGGTTGTGGGTTATAACCCTCATTTAAGAGCAACTGAGTCACAGTTGAAGGCTGTGGTCTGGTCTTGATGCACAAATTAAACATACAAAAGCACAAATTAAATACACATGACTGTATATTACAATGCCTTATAAAAGTGGTccatgagcagagctgcagactgATGTTCACATTTATTGTGTATTATTTCATGCTCTTAATATCACTCACAATTTAATACCTCTAATTGTAGATCCCAACTAGTGCAATGCTGTCCAACCCCTGCTGACTTCAAGAGAGCTACACAAACATCCAGCACATGccttgttttgttctttggggttttttccaccGTATTTTAGGAACCCTGTCATTTTTATTCCCACAGGAAACCTTGGAGGCAAAGCATAACCACTGATTTATCAGCATGCATAAATCCTTTTTGTGTTAAACCTGGGTGCCCCCTCAGACTGCTACATACAACCTCATGGCACTAGGCAGaaggagatggagaaaaaaaaatctatcccTGATCTTATGATTTAGtacaaagaaaaccaagaaaattgTTGAAAcctggctgggaaaaaaaaaagtgtgaataaaattcacaaatttgaaccacagcactgctgaccACATCAGCAGAGttcttcctgttttctgcaCCGAGTTTCTGAATCTCAGGCATGATGATAAGTAGTGCctgaaaagggaagggagatgCAGATGGCacctgggaaagctgctggtCTGCAAGTGTTTCAGACAGACAAACAGAGCACTGGAGACATGTAACTGAGCAGTACTTTTAataacaaaggagaaaaacagcagcacagcattgCAGGTAACTGCTTTAATTTGCCTGGAGATAATATCAATCACATCCAACTAGTGATTTTTAAACAATTCTGAATTTGAGCCTAAATGGATTGGTACTTGATGCATGACTCTTCATCCTTTCAGATACCACTGCTTTGGTAATGACTCACATTACTCACTGCCTTGATCCTTGGGGTTTTAGTGAATGAGCTACATATTAAGCAATTGCACTTTACAATGATTACACTTTGCCAAATCACTAGAGGAATGAAAACTGGCAAGCATCTGGGCTCCCTACTCACATGAAACACACAGACAAGACAGAGGTTAAATTCATAAGAAaaggtgctctgtgctgggactcTGTAGGAATTTTGATAAAGTCATTACAAAATCTAGGATTTCAAAAACTTATTGTCATTAGTTATTGCCAAGGAACAGAATATATGTATTCTTGGGGAGCAACCAACCTCTCTTATCCTTACACTCCAGATTCTGCTTATTTTTTGGCATTTGTGGCACCAGTATCTGTTGTGGAATTCAAAGCTCACTGCAGGTTTCTGTCCCAGAATCAAACATGTTCAATGAGCTAATTTCCAACTCCTAGTTTGCAATAACCATCCAGAAATAAACCACAACATAAACAATGCAGTATTGCAAGTCTGAAAACTACTTGACAAAAAACCAGCTGTAAGAGACTTGTGACTTTTCCTGTCCAATTTGACAGCATGACCTTGACAGCCTGGCTTCTGGAGCAAAAATTAAAGTACTTCAGGTTTTCCACAGCTTTGTCTAAATGGGAGAAAAGAGACACCTGAAAAGCTCCACTTATATACACATTGTATATAAGTCAGATTAGTTCAAAACTGTACAAGTTCTAATGTAGCAACCCTCTGGGCTCAAATGCATGAAGAAAGCGCCATGTTTTAACTGAGCAATACTATACAGATGTGACAATATTAACTAAGAGAGGTCAGCTCCTCCTTGAGAAGACTAAATAATGCCCACTGGTACTAGTGCTGAGTGCTCTTTCAGCTACAGACAAGAAAGGGCactctctgctccctggcagagctAGATTATTGTAAGCAATGTTGTCTCAGTGATGCTGTCTGCTGGAAGTGACAAAGAACTTCTTGTAACTTCACTGCAGTTCTACTCTGCAAAAACAAGAGCATCGTTTCCAGCACCCCAGGAAATTTTCTTCCACACAGCAGTGAAGTGCAGGAGGATGCAGCAGTAATGTCAATACATGGCTGTGCATTGCAGATCTTCTAAACAGGAGATTCCCATGCCACCAACAccaaagacagaaataattGTCAGGATCAAAATCATCCATGGGAATGCTTGACTGGGAGTGTTCCATGCAAAATACAAAGCAACTTTCCTGAAACCCTTTTATCCAGGACTGCATGGACACAAATCCAGCAATCAGTTCAGAAATTTGAGGATGCTCAGATCACCTGTACTGCACTGAACTTGAACTATTTCATATTTGGTGACTATGCTGAATTACTACTGACAGTGGCAAATCCACAACCCTTTCTCCTATTTCCTTAAGTCCTTAAAAGCTTTCCTTTTAGGAATAAGGAACTTATTTCCTTAAGTTCCTTAaaagctttctgctttttcatcatcacattatttttaaattttttatttagtcaAGTTTCTTTCAGATCTGTGTTTTAGGACCAAAAGAGTGCTGTGCATTGCCAAATATAACACAGCATTAATTCTCCTTCAATATCAAAAAATTGCTCCTGAAACACAAACAACATGCAGCTACTGCTTTTAAATCATGCACAGCAATAAATCCTTCTAACAGCCTGGATCAGGAAACCAACTTCCAAGAAGACCCGGGACGAAAATATTTGAGAAGCCTTCTGGGGAACACTACAGAGCTCTTAAGGAGTATGTACATTTGAATATATCTGGAAATGCAAACCaataattttcatctttcaaCTCTTTAGTTCTCAATTCATTTCACCTGCTCTACATGTGGCAATAAAAGGATTTCTGCAAGTGAACTCAAAACCCACCATGTCAGGGATCCAAGGAGGTTTTGCATTTGTTTCAAAAGATTCTTCAGAGCATTTGTTCAAATGTGCCAATACTTTATTCCAGTTTGGATGCAATAGCCTAAACACAGACTTCCAGTTACGGAGTAAGAACTACTCAAAACTAAATATGAGTGGCcattacaaaggaaaaaaatatttgatgtaTAAAAGGTACCAAGAAAAAGTAACACAAAATCAAGACAGAACATTCCATCTCCACAAACGATGAAGTGCAAAGAAATGTGTATTTCCCTAACATTAATGTAACTTCCTAATCTATCAGTCTTCAGTGGGATTCATGGGACTGCAGCTCCACTCCAGAAAAGTCTCTTAAAAAGGCAGTGCAACTCCATGGGATTGTTGCTTCTCAAGTTTCTTACTCTGTGTGAGTAAACTCAGCCTAGGACTTGTACAGCAGAGCTAGAACACCTTGCCAAGTGCATCCCAAACTGCACTAAAGAAACTGTAGGATGAATTCTTCCAAAGCATTCATGTGGCTCCATGGTTTTCAGCAGAACTCACGTAGGTGCAGCCAGGGGCAACATGCAGAGCAATGTTTGGAACTGACCTGCCAATCCTATGCCTCAGGCTGAGCCATGAACAGGTCTACTGGTGACAGCAGAATACATCCCCATCCTGTCTGCTCCATTTctaacaggaagaaaacaaacatacCCTCTGCAAAAGGGAACTGGAGTTTGATTTCCACATTTAAGCGattcaaagctgctgctggtctCTAGGCACATCTAAACAGTCCTGGAGAAACTCCACAGCCATGGTGAACTGATTTTGGGAGTCTCACTGATGAACGATGTTCCTCACCCATGCAAACCAGCACTGCAAGTGGTGAAGAACTGCAAAGAGGGGCTGTCATGGACTCTGCTTGAGTGGGACAAGGGGGAAATCCCTAAGATTTCATCTCTCTTTCCAGACCACTGTCACAAGTGGTCCTGGAGACCTGATTGGTGCCCTCTGCCTTCTGACAATCAGATGTCATCCTTTTTATTCTTAATCAATTTCCAGGTTTCTGTCCATATTCAGAACACACCAAACTggtgctattaaaaaaaaatccatttatttctttgcatCTGCAAATGGCCCACAACATGTCCCCACCTCAAAGGCACAGATGTTCTTCATCCTGCCACTTCAAAGCTCTTGGCCAAAATAGGGAATTTTCAAGGACTGGCACCTGCTTACAAGGAACTGCTAGTTAAGGCACACAacagaaaatgcacatttcttCCTTGAGCTGAAAACTATGGAGAAGTGAGGAATGTAGAGTGAGGGCAAAAGTTAAAAAAGTGAGTTCAGCTGCCTACTGTCACCCACATCACACAACTGGTGACTTCCCTTGGGCTTGAATATACACCCAGCTTCCTTATGTAATCCACCAAGCATGTTTTCAAGCCATGAATTAACAACAGCAGCGTGAGCTGTTGTGGTTCTTGGGGAGTTATGATTGCTGTACACAGCCTCTTTCTAAGACaggttctctgctgttcatggtgCAGTTTAGAGGcactggctgggcaggagcatGCACTTTTGGGTGATCACTCTGTTATTTACCTGCGTCCATAAATGTCACCATACTGGGGTagccagcaccacagcagcctcctggggCAGGGTGACACACACAGACCTTGGCTGACACTGACTGCTGCTCCCCAACCTCTGAAAGGAGCCTGATCCAAACACTGCAAGTACAACACATTGCAAAGAGTCACTAAGGTTCCACTTCTTGCTCCAGAGTGGccatttttaacatttccagcCCAGCACCTATGCAGTTTGCTCCTCCTAAAAGCAAGGTTTTCTCCCCtgagaaaaaaagcccacagCCACTGGTGTGAAATGACCACATTTCACATTCTGGTGGAGAATATCTTATAGTACTGAAGCACACCCCACCTTCCACACTGAGTGTATGAAAAATAACTGTAACATTTCACTTAGCTCCAAAAATTTTGGAGCTAAGAAGCAGGTTGGGGGTCAACATTCTGGCCATGAAAAGGAAACCAAGCACGCTAAATTATGTAGTTTTCATCTTGCCAAGTTCTTTTATGTGCCAAACTAAACAGAGACTAAACACAAATGTCAAGGAAAATTGTGAAGAAAGGGAAGAGCCCGAGGATTCCATGAACCAGATGGTTTAGTCATGGAAATGGATGCAACAGTTGGTAGCAGCTTTCTGTGCCTGTACCAACTTTTCATCTGATTGATGTTTACAGACCAGGAGATTCATTAACAGATACTTAAATATAGGATACTTTAAGTTTGTTTGGTTTCACCCTCCTGCCTTTTAATAgggcaataaaaaaaaaacctggtgAAAGAAGTCAAGCACACAGGGATGCAGAAACTTACAGATTTTCTCCCCCCAGAATTTCCAAGTGGAAACACATTCTGGCACATGCATTCCTCAGAATCCTTTTGTagcacatgaaaaaaacagcttttcctgtAGCTGCAAAAAAAGTGGCTCTTCCTTGTTAAGGCTGTTCTTGGAACTGGTGGCTGGTAACTGATGTTACTTTTCTTCCTATATGAAGATACAGACTAGGCCATACCAATTTTTTGGACACTGGATCAGGTCTCCAACCAACCTGAGAACACAACTTCCAAACACAGCTTTCTTATATTTTACTATCCTGTTGAAAGTTTTAAAGAGAGTTTTCTTCATCAGAAAGCCTcttttatttacaaatacatatttatcCTGTGTTCTTCATAAGATTAGggactgaaaagagaaatgatATACATCCAAATATAAGAAGATGGAATTTTACAGTAGCATCATCACCAtcactagcaaaaaaaaaaaaaaaagaatgagaagTGGCTTAAGTACCTCTAAATTTCAAAGCTCTCATTTCACAGAGAACATATTGTTCTTAAATAGCTGGAACCAGACAAAATTAATTTACCTCCTAGAAGACcacattttcttgaaataaagTCACAGTAATGTGCTAATATTTTTATAAGCATCGGTCTCTGAGCTCACTACAGAATTAAACTGGAGAAGGACGTGGGGTCTGAAAGAGATGGTTTTAATGGGAACACTTAGCAACAGTCAGTCTTCAGTGCTGTCAAAACGACCAAATGAACACTGCCTGATACACTCTTCATTCTGCAAAACCTGGCATTTTGCAGAAGTATTGGCAACATCATGTTTACAAAGTtggcagaaaacaaatttttatttttatcctagAGTTATCACacaaaaaacttaaaaaactCAAATCATAGTGACCTGTTGGTACTGCTGTTACAACCGTGCTGGTGTCCTGATTCCTTTCAAACCTCAACCGGTGCTCATGAGGGCTTCACATATAGGCCAGGGaactggaaattaatttcagtatTATAATAACTGCTTCATTACTCTAAGTCCCTCAAAACAGTTTCATACAGCATTTTGATGATCATAggtaaacagaaaaatatcagaGCTTCCTAGAAAAGAGGGAGACATACCATCTTTTTTTCCACACCGGCGAGCAACGGAGGTTTTGGTTTCGGCCGCGAGTATGATGGACACACTTCAGGAATAAGGTATGGAGGACATGAATAAGGTATGGACTTCTTCCACCACATCCTCCcagctgttttcatttcagtcttAGTCCTGCTGTCCTTAGTGAACCGTGCACTGGCGCCAGGAGCAGATGTGGCAGCCAAGGACCACCACACCACACTGGTGTTATGGTACCTGTATTTCACCACTGCCATTTCTACCCCAGTACGTGAGGCAaatgcagcccctgcctggctgctcagtGCTCTCTCTGGCAGATCTCTGCTCCTCAGACCCCCGAGCACTGCCATCTGCTCGTGTTTGAAACACTGCAGCACCTAATTCTCCTGCTGTCCATTGCCCTAGGGTGGGGCTCCCAAGCCCCCTCACCAACACTGAGCCTgccctccatccctgtgccagttTAGTAGCTTTAGTCCACTCTGacctgaaaatgaaaacacttcaACCAATCGTGACTTAAGCAAAATGTCCGTGTGTATTATGTCAGGTACAGTTATGCAATGGCCAATATTAGTAAATTCATagctaattttaaataaaaactctgaaaaaaacagCGACAAAACAGTTCCATGGCACGTACCATTCTTACCATGGGCATAATGCTTACCCTTTGTCCAAAGGGACAGTGGAAACAAGTATAAATATAGAAACTGTCTCAAAACTGCAAATCTAAGCCTATGTTAATGCTCTAAACTGTCACTGACTTCCACTAAAATTATTCAGATCCAAACATAAGCAATGATTTAGGACATCAATTTATAACATAATGCTGGTGACCCTGTACCAGTCAGGCTGGATTGGTTTCTGTCCACAAAGCAAACTACAGAGTGGCAATAGTTTATCGCTGGTCTTGCAAGAGCATTTAGTATGCAAATATGGTGTTTTAAagatatacacacacatttccCCAAATTCAACTGTGGCTGAATATTCCCCTTCCagttttcagtaatttttaaacaaattagaTACCAAGCCCTTTCTGTTTggatgctttgctttctttttccagcctgaatgaGTCTACAAGTATTTTCTTAATTATACAAGGCCAATGTTTCACTTTGCAAACATTGAAGATGAAGGAACACTTGAAGCTTCAGcaccagaaggaaaacaaggaagagTGCAGAGGGTAGCTCCATTCGGAACCACAGAGCTGTAACAATTATTGTTCCAGTTTAATACAAGTAACTcataaagactttttttctaaGCAGTCCCATTGTTCCTGACAACCAAAGTGATTCCTATGTGAGACTGGACCTTCAAGACCCTTAAGTTGATACAGTTTGCAATCCTGCAGAACAGCAACACAAACTAGTTCCCCATAAGCACTGGAGAGATAAGAATACTTGTAATCTCTTGCAAAATGTCATCTCAGTTCATTAAAAACATCACCTACTTCCTTAGAAAAAGGAGTCCATCATTCTTGGAGATAGTTcctgtaattatttttgttgttgttgctggaGTACTGAGTCCTTGACCTATGGTTTTATTTATGTGTTAGTCTGAATGAGAGTAAGGAGAGAAGAGGAGCACCGTAATATTAGCAGATTAATTAATATTACTTGTGATGACACTGATGATTTACCCTGTTTGTCCCCCATCTCTCCTTACAATTCTcattttgttgccttttttgatttttccagAGTGCTGTCAACAGAGCTGTGGAAGTTCCTTCCTTTGTGAGAACAACATTGCTGATTTCCTCTGAGTCTTTGCTTCCATAGGAAGCAGATACCTGGCAGATTTGCAAGGGAATGCTAAATCAACTATGGAAGTTCTGCACTGTTGTCTGTTTCTGAGAAAGCCGCAGAAGTTCTTCTCTAATTGCTTTGATAAGAGAGGCTGACGAGTGACCTGGCTGGAGGTCCTCAGTGGAACTGGTGGTGTAGCAAAGGCCC of Molothrus ater isolate BHLD 08-10-18 breed brown headed cowbird chromosome 5, BPBGC_Mater_1.1, whole genome shotgun sequence contains these proteins:
- the TMEM213 gene encoding transmembrane protein 213, which gives rise to MKHLSCEPRAALAVLCLAAALWDSCSAAAEDISNVSTTEYEPSCLNVNFCRQAATCCPSGMDDYGWIAAAVGWSLWFLTLILLCMDKIMKLRPDEPKYLVA